The following are encoded in a window of Brachyhypopomus gauderio isolate BG-103 chromosome 18, BGAUD_0.2, whole genome shotgun sequence genomic DNA:
- the LOC143481439 gene encoding protein NipSnap homolog 2-like, producing the protein MATRVLQSLGNGLNQAKSGVRAKQLFAVTIRGLCASSNRHREDSWFKSLFVRKVDPRKDAHSHLLAKKEDNNLYKIQFHNVKPECLDDYNKLCEDVLPSIHADPDYPCELVGTWNTWYGEQDQAVHLWRYRGGYPALTEVMNKLRKNTTFMDYREKRGRMLLSRRNQLLLEFSFWNEPVPRSGPNIYELRSYQLRPGTMIEWGNYWARAIELRQQNNEAVGGFFSQIGSLYMVHHLWAYKDLQSREETRNAAWQHEGWDEAVYYTVPLIQHMESRVMIPMKTSPLK; encoded by the exons ATGGCGACCAGAGTCCTTCAGAGCCTGGGAAATGGCCTGAACCAGGCGAAAAGCGGGGTTCGGGCAAAACAGCTGTTTGCAGTAACCATCAG GGGTCTGTGTGCATCCtcaaacagacacagggaggacaGCTGGTTCAAGTCTCTTTTTGTCCGAAAAGTTGACCCAAGAAAAGATGCTCACTCTCACCTCCTGGCcaagaaagaagacaacaacctctacaaaaTTCAGT TTCACAATGTCAAGCCAGAGTGCCTTGATGATTATAACAAACTTTG TGAAGATGTCTTGCCATCTATCCATGCTGACCCTGACTACCCATGTGAGCTGGTGGGCACGTGGAACACGTGGTATGGGGAGCAGGACCAAGCAG TGCACCTGTGGCGGTACAGAGGTGGTTATCCTGCCTTGACTGAAGTCATGAACAAACTCAGGAAGAATACA acGTTTATGGATTACAGAGAAAAGCGTGGCAGGATGCTGCTGTCCCGCAGAAACCAGCTACTTCTGGAGTTCAGCTTCTGGAATGAGCCTGTGCCCAGATCAGGACCCAACATATATGAGCTCAGATCCTACCAACTCAGG CCTGGAACCATGATTGAGTGGGGGAATTACTG GGCTCGTGCCATTGAGCTGAGGCAGCAGAACAACGAGGCGGTCGGGGGTTTCTTCTCTCAGATCGGCAGTTTGTACATGGTCCACCACCTCTGGG CTTACAAGGACCTGCAGTCGAGAGAGGAAACGCGGAACGCGGCGTGGCAGCATGAGGGCTGGGACGAGGCCGTCTACTACACGG TTCCTCTGATTCAACACATGGAGTCAAGAGTAATGATTCCGATGAAGACTTCGCCTCTGAAGTAG
- the tmlhe gene encoding trimethyllysine dioxygenase, mitochondrial — protein sequence MSLTGMLVRLRWTVHSASWARGLVPLGDRCQSAQVAGKRWQHTKTQATPCNWKLLEDCFELSYGGLVMNFNYVWLRDHCRSASCYNSKTNQRSLDTASVELHIRPTKTRVDEENLFLTWPDGHVTRYNLAWLVENSYEGQKQSATMQTRVLWNSDIYSTAKVPSASWGEFMSCDEELKTFLSNFLLYGIAFVEDVPATLDATEMVTQRFSLIRETIYGRMWNFTSDFSRGDTAYTKLALDRHTDTSYFQEPSGIQVFHCLRHEGTGGRTLLVDGFYAADKLLQQSPEDFEILTRIPIKHEYRETVGVHRNHMIGTGPVLSVYPWNNEVYMIRYNNYDRAVINGVPHNMVQRWYGAHRLLTAELRKPENELWVKLKPGKVLFIDNWRVLHGRESFTGFRQLCGCYLSRDDMLNTARMLGLQA from the exons ATGTCCTTAACTGGAATGCTAGTCAGACTACGATGGACCGTGCACTCAGCATCTTGGGCTCGGGGGTTGGTTCCCCTGGGAGATAGATGCCAGTCAGCCCAGGTAGCAGGCAAGAGATGGCAACATACGAAGACGCAAGCAACTCCTTGCAACTGGAAACTGTTGGAAGACTGTTTTG AGCTCAGCTATGGTGGACTTGTGATGAACTTCAACTACGTGTGGCTGAGGGACCACTGCCGCTCTGCTTCCTGCTACAACTCCAAAACGAACCAGCGCAGTCTGGACACCGCCAGCGTTGAACTTCACATTCGGCCAACGAAGACGAGGGTGGATGAGGAGAACCTCTTCTTAACAT GGCCTGATGGTCACGTAACCCGCTACAACTTGGCCTGGCTGGTGGAGAACAGCTACGAGGGTCAGAAACAGAGCGCCACGATGCAAACGCGCGTCCTGTGGAACTCCGATATCTACAGCACCGCCAAGGTGCCTTCGGCCAGCTGGGGTGAATTCATGAGCTGCGACGAGGAACTGAAGACGTTTCTGAGCAACTTCTTGTTGTATGGCATTGCGTTCGTAGAGGATGTGCCAGCCACACTGGACGCCACCGAGATGGTGACCCAAAGATTCAGCCTCATCAG AGAAACCATATATGGACGCATGTGGAATTTCACCTCCGATTTCTCTCGTGGAGACACGGCCTACACGAAGCTGGCCTTGGACCGACACACGGACACCTCGTACTTCCAAGAGCCTTCTGG GATCCAGGTGTTTCACTGCCTGAGGCATGAGGGCACAGGGGGAAGGACTCTGTTGGTGGACGGATTCTATGCTGCTGATAAACTGCTCCAGCAGTCTCCTGAAGACTTTGAGATTCTCACGCGTATCCCCATAAAGCACGAGTATAGGGAGACCGTCGGCGTCCATCGCAATCACATGATTGGCACTGGTCCTGTGCTCAGTGTCTACCCTTGGAACAATGAGGTCTACATGATACG ATACAACAACTATGACCGTGCTGTGATAAACGGAGTTCCGCACAACATGGTGCAGCGCTGGTATGGAGCCCACAGGCTGCTCACCGCTGAACTGAGGAAGCCTGAGAACGAACTGTGGGTCAAACTCAAACCTGGCAAG GTTCTCTTCATTGATAACTGGCGCGTGCTGCATGGTAGAGAGTCGTTCACGGGGTTTCGGCAGCTCTGCGGCTGCTACCTGAGCAGAGACGACATGCTCAACACCGCCCGCATGCTGGGCCTTCAGGCCTGA